The genome window TTACTGTGTAATCTATGGAAGTGGGTGAGAACCTTGAGCCtcttaggttttgtattgaagtcaatgtatccAGGAGGatagaagctagctgtcctccagctacaccatggtgctgcccTACAGTGCTGCTGAGGGAACTGTAGACCTTCCTTGAAAAACAATGTGTTttcatcaattatttggtgacctgtgaatatatttagtagttttatctaaaaattatCACTTTTAATGTTTCACAATTTTTATGAAACTCACTTGAGGATGGTCCTCCTCTGGTTTCTCACCTAGATCTGTGTAGTCCTAATGCTGGATGAAAGGAGTAACTTGCAACCTGTGAGGCATAAAATTGTTTGTGGTGTTATTCTAATATGGTGGGGAGGAAAGGAAGTAAGCTACTTATGCTCACTGACATACCTGTGCGCCTGTCATTGATGTAAAAAAATTTTTAAGTAATAAATCATTGACAGTAACCCTCAAAAGCCATTTAATTAATACATACCGGTAAACCTTTTAAATTTTCATATGTAGTTCTATTTGTGATGCAGAACACACTGCaaatcctgcctctcccatctcctcattggtttttagaagcaggtacccacccacgtgggtgactgaaagacgaacttggtcagtggcggtaatgcacctaatttatgaaagttaccaatcacaatataaagtcaagagaagaaaaagactggaaggagagatgactagaaacgattcggttgaccgttttatgtgtggattaattggaggaatagaggaccttgtgcatttctgGTAAAATAACAAcgcaatgtttatatcccaggacaaattagctagcaacagcaagctagctaaaaaggacaaattagctagcaagtgcacactagctagctaaattgcaataaaggtttaatgcttttcgacctgtccccaaattaatgtaattggttcagagtttgttttgatattttaacctgcgtgtcgtgatcgcatttggtgtggggggacaaaataaatgtatgcacaatGGCGCAAGcgcacagccggtttgggttcggAGGACCGTTCCTGTCATGCAGGTTCAGGTATcctatacaggacagttgtaTATTCTAAAAACAGAGAAACTGCATTACGCCAGTGTTTGTGGTAATACATCTGAAAAAGGAAAAAACAGTTACTGCGATTTCAAGTATGTTTTATTCAGTTGAGATTTGTTGAGTTATACTTTAATGCCCATGAAATATAATAAGCCCAATTGTTCACTTCCAGGTAAATCAGGATTAAATGTCTTTCTGTAAATGTGCAGTAAGTTGCTGTTCCAACTGAAGAAACTGTTGGTCAGGCAGCAGATACCTCTGAATGATGGCCATCACATCTTTTTCAGTGCTGTGTTCAAAGTCATGTCTGTTCTTGAATGGTAAATGTCCAGCCAGCTCACACAGAGCCACATTGAAGGCAGATTCATCTTTGGCACCAAAGCAGGACCTCCTAGGCCACACGACAATGCGCACACCACGCCTGGCGCGCACATCTGACTTCCCAGGTGGGCAGCCTCGAGTGAAAAACAGGTTGTGTGCCTTGTTCCCCTCCACCAATGAGTCTGTGACCTGACTAATGGCACGGACAACTTTCTCAAGGTCATCCATTTCAGCGTAGAACATAAAGCCGATGGGGAAGTCTCTCAGACGGTAAAATCCCTTTTCCGGCACTAAGGGTTGGGTTGAAGCAGTTTCTAAGTTTAGCTCCTGGTTCATGTAGTATCCATGAAGGTGGAGATGATTGACAGATGCAAACGCACCAAGACTATTGAATCCCACCCGGAAGCCCGGGTCAGAACTCAGGAGCACAGATTCGATTCCGATTTGGATGGCAGCGGGGGTCAGAACCTGTGGCGAACACTGGGTGGGCTCTGGAACTAATAAACAGTGACCAAATTCCAATGGGCTAACATTGACAATCACCATAATTCTACAGAGTTCATCACATGGGTGTCCATATTCTTTACAGGAGCCCCCACCTTTGGGGTGCGACGTAGGCTCAATTTGCTTACTCATCTCAAAAATGACTTCCTCTGGTTTGATTTTGTTGAAGTTGAACTGCTTGGTGTCAAAGTTTTGTTTGATGCTTAATATTTCCTGAGGctgtcttctctctatccctctttgaATATTCAGTTGGGCCACATACCGAGCCGGCCCAGGTAAAATTCTTGTCTCCAAGTCGCCCAGGTGATAACGGAACAGCCCTCTGTCCATCCTGTCAGTCCAGCCGGCTTGAATTGTCGTGTCAAATTTAGACATCGAGGCAGTTCGGTCACCACATCCAGACCAGCAAACATGGCTTGCAAAATCTCGGTTACAGTAGACGAAACGTGTTGGCGATTTGCCGTTCTCCATTGGTCTGCAATAAATATTAGCACCGGTAGCTACCCAGACGTTACGTGGCACGATGTGTCTCGTTTCAACAATGAGATTAATGACATGGAGTGACAACGCCGAGTCTTATCTCAAGGTAAATAGCATGTAGCTAACGCACCGTTATCTGAATCAGCAGCGTAGAAAATAAATTACATATCTGTCGAGTTTATGTAAAAACCGATATCTAACCGCTAATCTATAAGTAGTTTAACCCCGTTATTTACCACAACTATCAGGAAGCAACTAAAAACATGGCATATTTTATCAGCGTCTCCGCAGCAACACTTAGAAGTACTTCCGGATCTCGGACATTTTCTAAATAAAAGTTTTCCACGTAATAGTAGTAAAGTGTCAATAACATGTATTTATTCATGATTTATACAAATAATTGAAGGAAAAATACGTAAACTGTAAGTCAATGTGGATAGGATCCATCTTCGTTCTGCTTTTCTTCCTGTGTCAGCGATTTGTATTGATGCACGTGATCGCCATCTGGTGGTGTGTTGGCGTGCTCTATGCAAATCTTGTTACTATGGTATATTTCGTCGATTCGGAAAGGGAAGTGGCTAGGTGCTTTGGAAAGTTATCGAAGCAGAAAGTTTTCTTTCTCTGAAGTTGACTAGCTAataacaaacagaaaagaacaacaACATGGGAACAACAGCAAGTCAATTAAGGAAGGATCTGCTCTCAGAATATCAGGTGAAATAAGACAGCTATCTAGCCAATGTAACGTTACACAACAAGTTGTTGGTCATTGTACTATTTGGTAACGTGGTTAGGTTAACAAATAGCTTACTTAAGCAAGCTAGTTAACGCGGTATCTAAAAACTAACCAAGTTGTTTTTAGCCAGCTAGTTAGTTATATCGTTTATGCCCTCATAAAGAGTCGCTGTTCGGTTTGAATTAATTGCCTTATATTAATTCTCAAGTGTATTGTCAGCTTTTGATGACGTTGTTGGTAGGACAACTTCTTGAGTACATTGCAAGTGACACGACACTGATAAAAGCAAGAAGTTGAGGTATAATTATATCAATTTGGAATGTGTGGTGTATTTGAAAATAATGCACCAACTCTTCCCCTCCAGGAGCTGACGTTTCTTACAAAGCAAGAAATTATTCTGTAAGTAACTAGCGTTATTCCCCATTATTTAAATTCGCGGATGCTATTGTTGTCAATATCCTTTTTGATCATATAGTAAATATATAGGCTCCATCTTGCCAGAGCCAAACTTCCTTGTCAACTTAACTTTAATCCTTACTTACGCAACGTACTAAAGTCTAATTTACAAGGAAGTTTGACAGGCAAGATGGATTTACTGTAACTTTTTGAACTAGGTTGGAAAGGTTTGTCATTGTACATCTATTGCGAAAGAGACTTGTTGAGCAATCAACATCCATACAGGCAGAGTGGATGTTGTGATGCATGTTTTCTTTAGGGCACACAAGAGATTCAGTGAACTCCTCTCCAAAGAGGACAGAAACATCCCCACCCCGCGAGTGCCCATGGAGAAAGTCCTTTCACTGCCAGAACTCAAGGTGGCAAGATTGCAATTCAAATTATACTAAATTACTAATAAAGCGAGTAAATTATTTTTAGTTAAAAAACATTGTAACAAATGTTTGATTTACTTTTGACTGCACTGGCCCTTTAAGGAACAATgtgtttttcctgtgttttatatatatatatttccatactgaggttggaataatattgtgataATGCCTTTTTAGTGTAAGCTGTTTGAAAAAACtacctgaaatgtcagcctgttttggtgggatggagcgTTGGCCTTTCCATGGTGACCTCACCAAGCAGTAAATTAGTTAGTAGTTTTACCCTCCCCACTTAGACCACCccgacagtcctagcaaaattcttgcttgagaaatgtcTCTTTGCTAATAAAATATTTTTGCCCATTTGAATTTAAAACAGTAAtgtacttcattgttacccagaagtGATTAGACAGAGAAAAACGTCTGCATTGGACTTAATGTTCTGTCATGTTCTGTCCCCAACCTTTAGTCCAACCCTTTCAGAAAAAGGATCTGTCACGTATTCTCAACATCTGATATGAAAGATGGAAGTCTCACCTTTGAGGACTTCCTTGATCTCTTGAGTGCCTTCAGTGATTCAGCTACACTGGAAATCAAGTCCCACTACGCATTCCGCATTTTTGGTAATGCAATTGAGACTTTCTTAGGCCTGTATATGTATGTAGTGTATTCATTGTTGTCTGgcagttttttttggggggggggggggggggggggggggttggtgaaAATGTTGAATTGGTATTGTTTTGTCTGTTCAGACTTTGATGATGATGGCACTCTGGATGGTGGGGACCTGGAGAAGCTGGTGAACTGTCTGACTGGTGAGACGGATGACACAAGGCTTACCACTGAAGAGATGAGGCAGCTCATCAGCAATGTGAGTTAACAGATTAAGTCCACTATTGCCTGGTTCTTTCCAATGTGGCACTGCCTCAGGGAAGACCATAAACTGGGAAGAGCATCAGCCTAGCCTATAGTAGCAGCTGTGGCAGATTTGAATACTGTCTCAACG of Salvelinus fontinalis isolate EN_2023a chromosome 12, ASM2944872v1, whole genome shotgun sequence contains these proteins:
- the LOC129866908 gene encoding calcium and integrin-binding protein 1-like, with the translated sequence MGTTASQLRKDLLSEYQELTFLTKQEIILAHKRFSELLSKEDRNIPTPRVPMEKVLSLPELKSNPFRKRICHVFSTSDMKDGSLTFEDFLDLLSAFSDSATLEIKSHYAFRIFDFDDDGTLDGGDLEKLVNCLTGETDDTRLTTEEMRQLISNILEESDIDKDGTVNLSEFQHVISRSPDFVSSFKIVL
- the gdpgp1 gene encoding GDP-D-glucose phosphorylase 1; the protein is MENGKSPTRFVYCNRDFASHVCWSGCGDRTASMSKFDTTIQAGWTDRMDRGLFRYHLGDLETRILPGPARYVAQLNIQRGIERRQPQEILSIKQNFDTKQFNFNKIKPEEVIFEMSKQIEPTSHPKGGGSCKEYGHPCDELCRIMVIVNVSPLEFGHCLLVPEPTQCSPQVLTPAAIQIGIESVLLSSDPGFRVGFNSLGAFASVNHLHLHGYYMNQELNLETASTQPLVPEKGFYRLRDFPIGFMFYAEMDDLEKVVRAISQVTDSLVEGNKAHNLFFTRGCPPGKSDVRARRGVRIVVWPRRSCFGAKDESAFNVALCELAGHLPFKNRHDFEHSTEKDVMAIIQRYLLPDQQFLQLEQQLTAHLQKDI